One Aegilops tauschii subsp. strangulata cultivar AL8/78 chromosome 7, Aet v6.0, whole genome shotgun sequence genomic window carries:
- the LOC109770883 gene encoding 3'(2'),5'-bisphosphate nucleotidase has translation MSRPAGNPSYAAELGAAKKAVALAARLCQTVQQEIVQSDIQSKADKTPVTVADYGSQVLVSLVLNMEVTSGSFSMVAEEDSEDLRKDGAEEILERITDLVNKTLAEDGSYNILLSKEAILSAIDTGKSEGGPSGRHWVLDPIDGTKGFVRGGQYAIALALLDEGRVVLGVLGCPNLPFTSVSNLSGSSSGDQTGALFSAAIGCGAEVQSLDGSPPQKISVCTIDNPANASFFESYEGAHSMRDFTGSVAEKLGVQAPPVRIDSQAKYGALARGDGAIYWRFPHEGYRETIWDHAAGSIVVTEAGGVVKDASGNDLDFSKGRYLVRDTGIIATNKQLMPSVLKCVQEAIKEKKQASSPL, from the exons ATGTCGCGGCCCGCCGGCAATCCCTCGTACGCCGCCGAGCTCGGCGCGGCCAAGAAGGccgtcgccctcgccgcccgtCTATGCCAG ACGGTGCAGCAGGAAATCGTGCAGTCAGACATTCAATCCAAGGCGGATAAGACTCCTGTGACCGTTGCTGATTATG GGTCTCAAGTATTGGTAAGTCTTGTGTTGAATATGGAAGTAACTTCTGGTTCCTTCTCTATGGTGGCCGAGGAG GACTCAGAAGACCTGAGAAAGGATGGCGCTGAAGAAATTCTGGAGCGCATTACTGATCTTGTAAACAAAACTCTCGCTGAGGATGGTTCATACAACATTTTATTATCTAAGGAAGCTATCCTCTCTGCAATTGATACCGGGAAGTCCGAGGGTGGTCCATCTGGCCGACATTGGGTTCTAGATCCAATCGAtgggactaaagg ATTCGTGAGAGGAGGCCAATATGCCATTGCACTGGCACTGCTTGATGAGGGCAGAGTTGTCTTGGGTGTGCTGGGATGTCCAAATCTTCCTTTTACATCAGTAAGTAACCTCAGTGGTAGCTCATCAGGAGATCAAACTGGGGCCCTCTTTTCAGCTGCAATCGGTTGTGGTGCTGAAGTACAGTCGTTAGATGGCTCTCCACCACAAAAG ATCAGTGTTTGTACCATCGACAATCCAGCCAATGCCTCGTTCTTTGAATCCTATGAAGGAGCACACTCGATGCGTGATTTTACTGGCTCTGTAGCGGAG AAACTTGGTGTCCAAGCTCCTCCAGTCAGAATAGATAGCCAAGCAAAATATGGCGCTCTGGCCCGTGGAGATGGTGCCATTTACTGGCGTTTTCCACACGAGGGTTACAGGGAAACGATATGGGATCATGCAGCCGGGTCAATTGTCGTCACAG AAGCTGGAGGTGTAGTTAAAGATGCCTCAGGAAACGATCTCGATTTCTCGAAAGGCAGATATCTTGTTCGTGACACAGGCATCATTGCCACAAATAAACAGTTGATGCCATCAGTCCTGAAGTGTGTCCAGGAGGCAATCAAGGAGAAAAAACAGGCCTCTTCCCCATTGTAG